A window of Methanomassiliicoccus luminyensis B10 genomic DNA:
ACGATCCGGTCGGCGGTTGTATCGGCTCTCTGGGAAAAATGTCCTAGATGATCGTTTAGGAATGGTGATAAATGCATGATGAATCGTTGACTATCGGATGCATAGATATACAATGCTTAAATCCCTGGAACCCATTGGGTAATCATTCGCGCAAGGTGCTCTCCGATGGACCGAAATCTGCTGTTCGAAGGAATGCTCTCGCAAAGCTCCTCCCTGGACCTGGCGGTGGATACCGATGGCAGGCTCCTGTATGTCAGCCCATCTATGGCCAAGGCCCTGGGGCTGAGCGTCGATCAGCTGATGGGGAAGCTGTGGGGGGAAGTGGAGCTCCCCGCTGAAGTCAAGACCCCCATCGAGGGCTGCTTCAAGCACGTGCTGGAAGAGAAGCAGAGCATGACCACCCGGATGGGAATATCCGGGGCCATCCACCCGAAGCACTACGAGTGCACCATCTCGCCCATAATGGACGGGAACGGCAACGTCGGGAACATCATGGCCTCGTTCCAGGACGTTACCGAGCTGGAGGAGGAGAGGGAGTTCAGCGCCCAGCTGGACGACGCCCTCCTCCAGTTGCAGTCATCTTACGACATCGACCGTGCGATCCCCGAGGTCCTCACGGACATGTCCAAGGCCCTGGGCGCGGACATCGCCACGATAACCTTCCGGCAGGACGAGTACTGGTCCCCCAAATATCTGGTGGGTGCCAACGACTCTCCCAGGGACAGTATATTCCTGGAAGAGCAGCTCGATCTCATGAAGGAGATATCCAAGCAGAAGTCCATATTCGAACTCAACGATTTTTACGCTCCCGGCTCCGTCCCCGACCTCGACGAGACCTGGGGGGTACGCGCGCTGGTGGCCATCCCCCTCCATGTGCGCGGCGATGTGTTCGGCGTGCTGACCTTCGCCCATCGCATCCCGGTCCCTCCTTATGGGGTCACCCGAAAGAACCTCATACGGAAGCTGGGCGCCGCGCTGTCGCTGGCGTTCAGCGAGGACCGGTACATCTGGTCCCGGGACAGCGATACCATAAACTCGCACACCCCCATCGGAATAACCACGATAGGGATGGCCGTGCTGGACGGCAAGAGCCTCCGCGTCAAGTACGCCAACGGGACGTACAATGCCATCGTGCCCAAGAGGTACAGGGGCATCGGCATCCTGCGCATGCCGCCCTACTATCCCGCGTCCCATACTGTGGAGGGGGACCCGGAAACGATCATCAGGGAGGTCCAGGCGTCCGGCGAGCCGTTCATCCACGGCTGCATCCAGGAGAGGATCAGGAACGGCGTGATGACATTTTGGCAGGTGGTCCTCGTTCCCTCGGGCCAATCCTCCGACGTCACCTGCCTGTTGATAGACGTCACCGACTGGGAGAGGTCCAGCCGCAAGGTCGCTCGCCTGATAACCGCCATCCAGGAGGAGCAGCTCCAGGTGCGGGCCCTTCTGGAATCGGTCCCCGTGGGCGCATACCTCAGCAACGCGGAGGGCCACATCATGGAGATAAGCAAGGTGGGCCCCCGCATCTGGGGTGACAATGTCCCGCTCCCCCGGAACATCGAGGAGTATGGGGACTACAACGGCTGGTGGCCGGATACCGGCGAGCGGCTGAAGGTCGATGACTGGCCGATAGTGCGGGCCGTCCGCAAGGGGGAGACCGTCATCGGCGCCATCATCAACTACCAGAGCTTCGACGGGAAGGGCGGCACGGTCATTAACTCGGCCGCCCCCATCAGGAACCGGCTGGGCAAGGTGATCGGCGCGGTGGAGATCGACCACGACATCACCGAGATGAAGAACCTGGAAAGGAAGCTGGAGACCGCCAAGGCCCACCTGGAGGCGGTCATCAGTCAGATGCCCGCGGGAGTAGCCATCTCCGAGGGGCCCTCCGGAAAGGTCACCATGGGGAACACCGCCCTGGGGCGCATCTTCCCCACCGGCGGCCGCATGCCCGGCAGCATCGAGGAGTATTCCATGTGGGGCCTGCTGGACCCCTACGACATGAGCCCCCTGAGCCCCGAGGAGCACCCCTTGGCCAGGGCGCTGCTGGAGAAGAAGACCGTGAGCGGGGAGGCGGTGGTCAGGCGCGCCAACGGGAAGGAGACGACCGTGCTCATGAGCGCCACGCCGGTAGTGGGCCCGGAGGAAAAGACCATCGGCGCGGTGGCGATATTCACCGACATATCGCACCAGAAGGACATCGAGAAGAACCTGGAGCAGCAGGCCAGGGACCTCGCCAAGTTCAACGCCGACCTCCAGAGGTTCGCGTACGTGGCGTCGAACGACATCAGGGAATCGCTGAAGTCCCTCACCAATTACCTGAACCTGCTGGACAAGAGCAGCTCCTGAGGTCCAGGGGCCCATTGGATCGCTTG
This region includes:
- a CDS encoding PAS domain-containing protein, whose translation is MDRNLLFEGMLSQSSSLDLAVDTDGRLLYVSPSMAKALGLSVDQLMGKLWGEVELPAEVKTPIEGCFKHVLEEKQSMTTRMGISGAIHPKHYECTISPIMDGNGNVGNIMASFQDVTELEEEREFSAQLDDALLQLQSSYDIDRAIPEVLTDMSKALGADIATITFRQDEYWSPKYLVGANDSPRDSIFLEEQLDLMKEISKQKSIFELNDFYAPGSVPDLDETWGVRALVAIPLHVRGDVFGVLTFAHRIPVPPYGVTRKNLIRKLGAALSLAFSEDRYIWSRDSDTINSHTPIGITTIGMAVLDGKSLRVKYANGTYNAIVPKRYRGIGILRMPPYYPASHTVEGDPETIIREVQASGEPFIHGCIQERIRNGVMTFWQVVLVPSGQSSDVTCLLIDVTDWERSSRKVARLITAIQEEQLQVRALLESVPVGAYLSNAEGHIMEISKVGPRIWGDNVPLPRNIEEYGDYNGWWPDTGERLKVDDWPIVRAVRKGETVIGAIINYQSFDGKGGTVINSAAPIRNRLGKVIGAVEIDHDITEMKNLERKLETAKAHLEAVISQMPAGVAISEGPSGKVTMGNTALGRIFPTGGRMPGSIEEYSMWGLLDPYDMSPLSPEEHPLARALLEKKTVSGEAVVRRANGKETTVLMSATPVVGPEEKTIGAVAIFTDISHQKDIEKNLEQQARDLAKFNADLQRFAYVASNDIRESLKSLTNYLNLLDKSSS